Below is a window of Thermoleophilaceae bacterium DNA.
ACGGCGCGCCGCTTCGTGATCCGCCGCGGCCAGCACCTGCGCCGCTGCGGCCTGCGCGTCCCGAGCGAGGTCGCCGGGCCGATCTCGCGCGGGCAGAAGCTCGGCGAGGTCGACGTCTGCCGCGGCGAGCGCAAGCTCGCGACGCTGCCGGTGGTCTCGTCCGCCGACGTGCCGGAGGCGACGCTGGCGGTCCGCACCAAGGACCGCTTCACGCGCCCGTGGACGCTTCTGCTGGTGGTGCTGCTCGGCCTGGGCTGTACCGTTGGGCTCTCGCGGATCCGCACGAAGTCGTTGAGGATCGCCTCCTCGGTGAGCTGTTCGATGATGCGCGTGCCGTTGGGCCCGCCCGCCACGCCGGTGGCGATCACCGGCTGCCCGAGTGACTTGAGCGCGCGGGCGACGTTCACGCCCTTGCCGCCAGCCATCGACGTCTGCTCGACGGCGCGGTGCCGGCGGCCCAGGCGGAAGTTCGGCACCGCCAGCGTCTTGTCGATCGCGGCGTTGAGGGTGACGGTGATGATCATCGTGCGGACCTCGCGCGCTGCCGGCGCACCACTCGCACCCGCAGCGCCACGAGCGTACCGGCCAGCAGGACGAACAGCACGACAAGCGTGATGAGCACGTCACGCAGGGCGCTTTCGAACCTCCGCACAAAGGACGGTCCCGGCACGCTCGTCGCCGTTACGAGCGGCACGGTGCTCGCGACCCTGTCCCCCACCATCACCTGCACCCGGCCGACCCGGCGTCCGGCCGGTAGCGGTCCCTTGAGCTCCGCAGGCGGGAGCGGTCGCACGTGCACCGGAACGCCGCGCCGCACGGTCAGGGACAGCGAGCGGGCCGGCACGAGTGGCGCCCTGCCGCTGTGCTGGTGGATCGGGACGCTCACCAGGGCCCGGCGCGCCTGAAACACGCCGACGCGGTGGTACTGGCGCAGCCCCCACCGCAGCAGCGCCAGCGAGTCGGAGTCGCGCTTGGCCACGCTCGGCTCGCCCAGCACCACGCTTATGACGTTCACGTCCGACCTGTGCGCGGCGCCCACGAGCACGTAGCCGGCCTGCTGCGTGTGCCCCGTCTTCACGCCGTCGACGTAGCGATAGTGCTCGACGAGATCGTTGCGGTTGATCACGGTGCGCACGTGCGAGCCGCTTCTGAGCGTGGCATGCGTCTTGTCGACGATCCGTGCGAAGGCCGGGTTGCGCATGTCGAGCGCGGCCAGACGGGCGAGGTCGTGCGCCGTCGAGTAGTTGTCCGGGTCGTCGAGGCCGATCGGGTTCTCGTAGTGCGTGTGACGCAGCCTCAGGCGCACGGCCTCCCTGTTCATCTCGCGGACGAACGAGCTCACGGACGAGCCGCCGATGTTGTACGCGAGGTCCCAAGCGGCGTCGTTCGCGCTCGGCAGGAGCAGCGCGCGCAGCAGGTCGTGCACCGTCATCCGCTCGCCCTTGCGCAGCCCGATCACCGACTCCGCAGGCCCCGCGTTGTACGCGGGCGCGGTGAACTCGTCGGTCGGCTTTGCGCGCTGGAGCGCGAGCCGTGCGGTCATCAGCTTGGTGGTGCTCGCGATCGCGCGGCGCGAGTTCCCGTGCTGTGAGAAGAGCACGGCGCCGCTGCGGGCGTCGATCACTATGGCGGCCGTGGAGCTGAGAGACGGCGGGCTCGCCGAGCCGGCGGCGGGCGCCGCTGCGCTTGCGCTGAGCGCCGCTGCTGCGGCGCAGACGGCTATCAGGCGCGGCCGGATCCTTGGCGCTCCCGTCACTCCCTCAGTTTTAGCTTCTGTCCGGCCACCAGGCCCTGCGGGTCGAGGCCCGGGTTGAGGCTCTCGAGGGTCGAGACGCTCACGCCCGTCTTGATCGCGATCGCGCCGAGCGTGTCACCCGCCCGGACGGTGTAGGTGCGCCGGTGGGACTTGGAGCGCTTGCCGGTGCCGGTGGTGGTGGTGGAGCCGCTGGTGCGCGTGGCGCTGCCGGTGGAGGACCCTCCGCTCGAGCTGCCACCACCGCCGGAGCTCGAGACCACGACGATGAACGCGATCACGAAGGCGACGATCGCAAGCGGCGCGACAAACCGCATCGGGCTCCTCGACCTCATCGGATCCGGATGCTAGTCCGAAGAGTGGACCGCCCTACGCGCTACGCCGTGCGCCGTTGCAGGAGCTACAGCGCCACTCCGTCCCGGAGCGCCTTGAAGAAGACGTCCTGCTGCGACCCGTTGTGGTCGAAGCGGAAGCCAGCGAAGGTGGAGCTGAAGGCGACGAAGTTGGCGCGTGCGCTCGTGGCGACGTCGAAGATCGAGGCGGCGTTGGACGCATGCGCGAGATCGTCAATGTTGCCGGTGTGGTTGTTGCGGTAGTAGAGCGTGTCCTGGCCGCCCTCGTCATTCGCGAAGGTCACGATGCCGCGTGCCGCACCAAAGGCGGTGATGCCGCCGGCGATGTTCGTGCCGCCGAGGCTGTGCGCCCCGCGGCGGGAGGCCGAGATCAGGTCGGTCTGCGTCACATGCCCGCCGTGAATCACGCGCATGTATACGTCGATGCCGGGATTCGTGTCATTGCCGGTGAGGCGCGCGCCGCTCTGGAACACCACGCCCCAGCCACCCTGGGTCCTGTCGGACACGTGAGGGTCCGACCCGTTGTTGGCCACGCGCATCGTGTGGCCGCCGGCGCGGAGCATGATTCCGCCGCCCTGCTGCCAGACGATCGCCGAGCCATCCTTGGCGTAAGAGGGACTGCTGCCCGAGCCGAGCAGGTGCGGTCGGCCGCCGTGCACCCGCGCGACGAACACGAATCCGCCGGCCTCGAAGGCCACGGAACCGCAGTCGCCGTCGATCGACGGATTGACGGCGGGCGCGCCGATGCCGCGCGAGATAAGCCGGGTGCGGCCACGGGAGAAGTTGCGCACGAACACGTCCTCGACGGCGTCGGCGTCACCCGGCGCCAGATTGGTCGAGGTGGACTGGAAGGCCACGCAGTGCGGGCGGTGGCGCATAGAGCCGTCGAGCGAGGGGTTCATGGAGTCGCCGTTGCCCTGCACCCCTGCCGACGAGACGCTCGCGCGGAAGAGCGTGCCGGACGGACGCGCGGGGCGCGAAAGCCGGAGGCCTGCGCGGCCGTGCGGGCGGCCCCAGACGAACACGTCGGTGCGGCCGTTCACGTCGTTCGCCACCAGGTTGGAGGCGGCGGAGTCGAACGCTACGTAGCGGGCCTTGCGGTCATCGCCGGAGATCGTTGGATGGCCGGACGGGCCGTTCGCGGCTTCACCGTGGGGTCCCACTGAGATGGGGATCGGGGCTGTGCCGAAGATTCGTGCGGAGGCAGCGGAGGGAGCGGTCAGGGACGCGCAGACGCAGACCCCGGCCATGAGGGACGGAAAACGAGGCATGTGTGCTTCCTCGCCATCCGGTTGAGGGCTTTAAACCCTCGAAACCGCGCCTGGACGAATGTTGGAGGTTTTGGTCGCTCGACTGAAGTATCGGCGTACCTCAGCTGCGCGTTTTGAGCCCCCACGCGGCTGATCGCAACTCCTCCGCGGCAGCGGCCGCGGCCGTTGCGGGGTCTCCCCCCGATGAGCGATATGCATCGACGATCGAGCGCGACGCCGTGACCAAACCGGCGGCCGGATGAGGGGCGAAAGCGGGGCCCAGCAGGTCGACCGATCCGCCCTGCGCACCCACGCCGGGGAGCAGGAAGATCGTGTGCGGCATCAGCTCGCGCAGCCGGGCCAGCATGTCCGGCCTCGTGGCGCCCGTGACCGCGCCCACGTCGGCGAGTCCGCAGGCCGCGATGCCATCCGACCCGAGCTCACGCACCATGGCCGCCAGGCGCTCGTGCAGCGGCTCGCTCGGCGCCGGCAGGTCCTCGACGTCCGCTGCGCCGGGGTTGGAGGTGCGGACGAGGCAGAAGACGCACGCGCCCGCGGCGCGGGCCGCCTCCACGAGCGGCTCGAGCGAGTCGCGTCCGAGCAGCGGGTTGGCGGTGAAGGCGTCGGCGCCCAATCCGGGCACGTCGCCGAACTCGCCTGGAGTCGAGCCGACGAGGAACTGCGCGTAGGCGCGCGCGGTGACCGGAACGTCGCCGCGCTTGCCGTCCGCGAGTACGAGCAGGCCCGCCTCGCGCGCATATGCGGCCACGGCGTAGAGCGCCGCGATGCCCGGCGCTCCGAGACGCTCGAAGCACGCGAGCTGGGGCTTGACCGCCACACAAGCCGGCCCAGCGGCGTCGATCGCCGCACGGCAGTGGAGCTCGACCGCCGCCGCCGTGCGCTCCGCGACGTCGCCGTCGCGATCGCGCACGGCCTCGACCGCGACCTGCCACAGAGCGGCCGGGTCGGGGTCGAGGCCGAGGACGATCTGGCTGTTCCGCTGCTCGACGAGCGCGGCAAGCCTGTCAGCGAAGGGGAGAACGCCTCCGACAGTAGCGCCGAAGGGCTCCCCGCCTGGTTGGGCTCGAGGCTGCGCGGTGTGCGCCGCTTTGTACCTAGCCCTTGACGGCCTTCTTCAGAGCCGAACCGGCGCTGAAGCGAGGCACGCGACTGGCCGCGATCTGAATCCGCTCCCCGGTCTGCGGGTTGACGCCCTGGCGGGCTCCCCGCTCGGCAACCGAGAACTTCCCGAAGCCGGTGAAGTTGATCTCGCCGCCGCGGGAGAGGGTGGACTCGATCACGTCGAGGGCGGTATCCACTGCCTTCGTGGCATCGCCCTTGGACAGACCAGACTGGGATGCAACCTGGTCTACGAATTCGGCCTTCGTCACTTCTCCTCCTTAACGGGGGGTCTTGGACGGGTCCGAACCTAACAACGCATTCGGACGATGAGGGTGGAAAAGGTCCGAGCGGAGACCGCTAAATACGCAAATTGCGGCTTTCCTGGCGCGTGGTTTTTGGCTCTGCGACTGGATTCGCGCCAGTTATGCGCCTGAGACGGCCATCTCGCCGATGAGCAGCGGCGCGGCCTTCACGCTGCCGCCGAACGGCACCCAGCGGCTCGTTGAGCCCACCGCCTGCACCGCCTTCAGCATCGACACGAGGTCGCTGGCGATCGTCATCTCGCGCGCGGGTCGGCCCAACTCGCCGCCCTCGATCAGCCTCCCGGTGGCGCCCACGGAGAATGTTCCGGACACCGGATTGACGCCCGAATGGAGCCCCGCCACGTCGGTGACGTACAGCCCGTCGCCCGCCCGCCGCACGAGCTCCTCCAGGTCCGCGTCCCCCGGCTCGAGCAGCAGGTTGGCGGTGCCGACCGACGGCGGCGTGCGGTACGAGCCTCGCGAGGCGCTGGCGGTGGTCTCGCGGCCGCCCTTGCGCGCCGTGCGTGCGTCGAAGAGGAAGGTGAGGAGCCGGCCGTCCTCGATCAGGCCGGTGCGACGCCTCGGCGAGCCCTCGCCGTCGAAGGGCGCGCTGTCCGGGCCCTCGGGGTCGATGCCGTCGTCGGCGAGGCGAACGGCGGCCGACGCGATCTCCTCCCCCTCGCGGTCCGCGAACAGCGAGCGCCCGCGCTGGACGGCGTCGGCGGAGA
It encodes the following:
- a CDS encoding LysM domain-containing protein gives rise to the protein MRFVAPLAIVAFVIAFIVVVSSSGGGGSSSGGSSTGSATRTSGSTTTTGTGKRSKSHRRTYTVRAGDTLGAIAIKTGVSVSTLESLNPGLDPQGLVAGQKLKLRE
- a CDS encoding HU family DNA-binding protein codes for the protein MTKAEFVDQVASQSGLSKGDATKAVDTALDVIESTLSRGGEINFTGFGKFSVAERGARQGVNPQTGERIQIAASRVPRFSAGSALKKAVKG
- a CDS encoding D-alanyl-D-alanine carboxypeptidase family protein, whose protein sequence is MTGAPRIRPRLIAVCAAAAALSASAAAPAAGSASPPSLSSTAAIVIDARSGAVLFSQHGNSRRAIASTTKLMTARLALQRAKPTDEFTAPAYNAGPAESVIGLRKGERMTVHDLLRALLLPSANDAAWDLAYNIGGSSVSSFVREMNREAVRLRLRHTHYENPIGLDDPDNYSTAHDLARLAALDMRNPAFARIVDKTHATLRSGSHVRTVINRNDLVEHYRYVDGVKTGHTQQAGYVLVGAAHRSDVNVISVVLGEPSVAKRDSDSLALLRWGLRQYHRVGVFQARRALVSVPIHQHSGRAPLVPARSLSLTVRRGVPVHVRPLPPAELKGPLPAGRRVGRVQVMVGDRVASTVPLVTATSVPGPSFVRRFESALRDVLITLVVLFVLLAGTLVALRVRVVRRQRARSAR